The Arachis ipaensis cultivar K30076 chromosome B03, Araip1.1, whole genome shotgun sequence region AATCAATGGTGAAAATTAACCTTAAACCAatttttgtttctctttcaacTTTCACTTGTCCTAACCCTTCTCACTTGCCTATTTTCATGCCCCTCTTTTAGTTGATCTTCACATTATTAAAatgtataatttataatttataataaccCTACAAAGCTAACACCACCACTCACCCCAAGAAGTATGGAAGATGAAAGCCATAGCAATTTGCCAAATGGGTTCACCACAGAAAGCCCTGAAAGCCCTTGCTTAAAGAACAACAataaccacaacaacaacaacaatagtagcagcaataacaacaacaaagaaCAAGATCGCTTTCTCCCCATAGCCAATGTTGGTAGAATCATGAAAAAAGTGATCCCGGCCAACGGAAAAATTTCCAAGGACGCCAAAGAGACCGTTCAAGAATGCGTATCGGAGTTCATTAGCTTTGTCACCGGAGAAGCCTCCGACAAATgccaaagagaaaaaagaaagaccATCAATGGTGATGATATCATTTGGGCCATCACAACCCTAGGGTTTGAGGATTATGTGGAACCATTAAAATCCTATCTCCAAAAATATAGAGACATAGAAGGAGAAAAGCTTAATGTTCCAAAGCAACAGCGTTCTGAACAAAGGCTACACCATCAGCATCAGCATCAGCATCAACAACACCATCACCATAACCAAGATGAAACTAATCAAACACTAAATAGTGTATATACTTCTGCAAATCTCATTTCTCATCAACCTCCTTATGTAGCCACGGATCAACCATTTTCATTGCCGTTTTCACCAAATTCAATTCAGAAACAGTTACGACCTCAAGATCAGATTGATTCCGTGGGGCATTGGTACGAGTAAGACCAGTGCAAGATTCCAATACGCCTTTCATTTTTCACTAAGCTTTTAAGAATATAATGTAACGTTTATATATGTACTTAAACATATAATATATCACAATTTTGGCCTTTGCCtcagttttaaaataaaaagtattttgaGTCTCTTGTTTATATTTGTCCCATATTTGTTGTATAACATGATTGATTTCTGTTTTCCTTCTATCCGCTTGATTAACttgatattaaaaaaattgtgaTTGGATAAGAAAACTCTGGGGGTTAGTTGAATAACGATAGATGGATGAAAATGTAAAATGGTTACTTTAAtttatagtatatatatatatatgcatcatGCATAATAGTAACAATCAATATGAATGAACTTTAGCCAGCTTACTTCAAATGTGAGTAACATGCAATATTGCCTATTTATAGGCTTAACTATTTTCAACATCGTAAACCAAAATATTTTATTAAGAAGCTAAAATACCttccaatttatttatttattgtgtcTAAGCTCGTCTTGATAACATAGGTGGCTAATAATCTTCTATATATTCATAAAAAATTTACAATTTTAATACTATTTTATTTATCATCACATCATACGTCAATTATTAATGTGAAAAAATTCTGGAATTTGAGACCTTATTTAATTCCAACTTAGATTTTTTTTCTTGATGCCTTGTCTTGTTCTTAATAATTCTTGAGTAGTCTGACTGTGTGCGGTTCTTTTCAACATTTTTCTCCTGTAcatgttttctttctttattattGCTGCTTTGTCATTTATTAGCTTTGATGCTGtatatgttttctttttttcttttttaatgaaTTTCCAGATTCTTCCTCATCTTTTGACTGTAGGTTACCTACAAGTCAAATGCGCTGTGCATATGACACGCACACAACTATATCACGGGAATGGATAatctcaattattaaaaaaaattaagtgtaaagtgtgatctctaacTTTTTATTgttctctctctcatatttatttttgatcccatttataaaattaatggtgagaaatcacactttactccttctattataaaaaaaattaaaaggattcattcctttttttttttggtattcaaACAGGACTAAAACGcccaaaagaaaaaaacaagaaactaAATACAGATAAAACGGGGTAAGATAGCCCCTCTCTCATCCTCCTGGAGAATGCTAACTAACTCTGGGAATGGATAATCCCAGAATAAAAACCCAAAATCAAGATCAATACTCTTTTTGGCCAGGTAATCTGCACACTTGTTGCCTTCTCTGTAGTTATGTACAAAATAATTCTCCAATCAAGCTTTTTCAGCTCACTAATCATTCTAATCAAAGAATTATGGTGCCTTTCTAACTTCCTTTCCCCATTCAATAACTTCACCACTCCCTCTGAATCACATTCTACCATTATCTTCTTCATTCCCAATCTCCTTGCCAGGTTCAGCCCTTGCACAACACCCCACAATTCGGCGATGAAGGCAGAGCAGTTTCCAATCGTGTGAGTTAAGCCCGCGACCCACTTCCCGTTCTCATTTCGCAGGAGGCCGCCGCAACCCGCCTTGTCCGCAATCTCTACCGATGCTCCATTGACGTTCAGCTTCAGCCAGCCCTTTGGCAGGGGTTTCCACCCCACTCGGCCCAGTCTTCTCGCCCGCACATTTCCCACCAAGTAAGCTTTTTCAAAAGCTTTGTTAATTTCCTGAATTTCTTTGATGATTTCTCTGTATGGCTGGATTGGTCTTCTGTAATTGTTTTCGTGATTTTCCTTATTTCTCCAAAACCAGATTTTTGAGCAtgtaaccatatatatatatcattccAATTTATATTTTGGTTCTGTCCCAATTGTTTTCTTAGGTTAACTTCCACCCAATCTTCCCAATTAAGACAGAAGAATTTCTGCAATTCCATAGGATTGAAAAAATTAATCCAAATTGTTGACGCTTTAGGGCAATCTCTGAATAGGTGTAGAAGATCTTCTTACACTCCTTGGCAAACCTTGCAGTCTCCATTTTCACCAAACAATCTTGCTATTCTCTGGTTTGTAAGAGTTCTCTTATGTATAACAGTCCACATGAAAATCTTGATTCTTTGGGGGCCTTTCCAGCTCCATAGGTGACTCCAAATAGTTTTATTAGGTTTGTCCAATTGTTTAGAGCTTTATAGGTCGATGCAATCGAGAAATCTCCATCCTCATTATGCTTCCACCCTTTTCTATCCTCGTCTGCCTCAAAATGAGGGGGGTATGTTGCTGTAATTTTCTGGACAATCTCTTCTGGCAGATAGGTATCGAGTTTTCTCCGGTTTCATTCTCCATTCTCCTCCACCCATTCTGAGACAAGGCTATTGCTATCTGAAATCTGTGTTTTGGCACTCTCCTGAAGTGCTCCTGTCCCTTCAAGCCAGTGATCATGCCAAAATCTAGTACCCCTCCCATTCCCAATAAACTTAACAGTGTTTGATTGAAAAGTTGGCCACATTTTGAGAACTTCTCTCCAGAAGCTTGAATCTGTGTTTCTACTTTGCGTGTCGTCATCAATTAGGTTCCCATTGCAGTATTTGTGCTTGAGGACTTTCACCCACATCTGCTCTGGGTTTTCATCCATTTGccataaaatttttataaggaaAGCATCATTCATGGATGATAGCTTCCTGAACCTCAATCCTCCTTCGTGCCTTGGGAGACACATAGTCTTCCATCCAATCAGGTGCAATCTTTTTTTATTTGGTTCGTCTCCCCATATGAAGTTTCTCTGAAGTCTTTCCACCTCCCTACAAACTCCCTTAGGTACCCTTTCGTGCTGCATCTGGTAGTTCAGAATCTGACTAATAGTTGATTGTGCAACTGTTAACCTTCCTGCTAAAGAAAGACACTTAGTCTTCCAGCCTTTAAGTTTGCTTTGAACCCTTCTCACTATTTCCTTGTACCTCTCTTTTCCTTCCCTTTTGTCAGAGATGCTCGCTCCCAAGTATTTGCCTAGCTCTTTCTGTTCTTTAAATTTAGACAAATTTAGAATCTCCTCCCTTGTGTTTCCAGTCGTACCCTTAGAGAACACAATGGCAGTCTTGTCTTCATTTATTTTCAACTCCGAAGCATTACAAAAAGTTTTTAAGACACCTTTTATTCTTGCTATTTGGTCTTGTGTTGCtttcgcaaaaaaaaaaaaagaaggtcgTCCGCAAACATAAGATGGGATATTTTTGGTCCATCCCTACCCACCCCAATCGGCTTCCATTCCCCGTCTAGCACATTCTGTTCTATCAGGTGCGAGAGCTTGTCCATGCACATAACGAACAAGTAGGGCGAAATGGGATCCCCTTGTCGCAATCCTTTTCTTGGAATAAATTCTTCCGTCTTATTCCCATTCCAAATAACATTGAACGAAACCGTACTCGCGCATTGCATTATAATCTCGACCATCTTATCTGGCAATCTGAATTCTTCCAATCTAGTCTTGAGAATGCACTGTTCTGTTTTCTCCCCTTCATTCTCTTCTAGTGTGAATAAGCTCCTTTGCAATGATGATGTTGTCCTGAATTTTTCTTCCCGAAATGAAACTTGACTGGTGCGCCGCTATTCTGTCATTCAAGTGTGGTTTTAACCTTTTCACTAGCACTTTTGTTATGACCTTATAGCACACATTGCAAAGTGCTATAGGCCTGAACTGGTTAATCAGCTCTGGGTTGTTGATCTTAGGCACCAAAGCAATGAGGGTGGAGTTTGCTTGTCTGATAGTTTCTGGATTCCTCCAGCACATATCTATGAATTCCTGTACTTTTCCTTTCATGCTATCCCAGTTATTCTTATAGATGAGAGAAGAGAATCCATCACTTCCAGGTGCTTTCAGGGAACCGATGCTGAAAATGGCTTTCCTCACTTCTTCTTCATTTGGAGGTGTTATGAATCTCCTGCAATCATCAATGGTAAAATCAGGTGGGGCAtagtattttaattcaaaaggaaCAGTTATTACCTCATTTTGATAGATATTTTTGAAGTGGTTAATAATGTGGTTTCCTAGCTTCTCCTCTTCTTCGATCCACTCTTCATCTATTCCTTTGAGCTTCATAATTCTATTCTTTCCCCTTTTGACAATTGTTTTAGTATAATAGTATCGGGTGTTTCTATGTCCATCCACGATCCACTTTTCCCTAGATTTCTACAACAAAAAAGATTTCTCTTTGTCCAAAATGTCATCTAGCTCTCTATTAAGTTTTTGCTCTAGTTCTTCAAGATAGGAATTCCTTCCGTAGCTATTGCTTCtttgaattccttcaattctatTAAGAAGtctccttttcattttgaaaatGTTGCCAAAACTGTTCTTGTTCCAT contains the following coding sequences:
- the LOC107630936 gene encoding nuclear transcription factor Y subunit B-7; translation: MEDESHSNLPNGFTTESPESPCLKNNNNHNNNNNSSSNNNNKEQDRFLPIANVGRIMKKVIPANGKISKDAKETVQECVSEFISFVTGEASDKCQREKRKTINGDDIIWAITTLGFEDYVEPLKSYLQKYRDIEGEKLNVPKQQRSEQRLHHQHQHQHQQHHHHNQDETNQTLNSVYTSANLISHQPPYVATDQPFSLPFSPNSIQKQLRPQDQIDSVGHWYE